A genomic window from Agreia sp. COWG includes:
- a CDS encoding asparaginase: protein MTHPQPAIGSGIDLAELAVVTRSGVFESRHFGWLVALDEVGNVVASLGSGSTQVLPRSTTKPLQALACLLAGAELADEELAIAAGSHTGEDAHVEVVRRILAKAGLDESALGCPVDWPEDEATRVRLIREGQGRSRIRMNCSGKHAAMLLACVASGWDTATYLEPEHPLQQLVRGTVGWISGETVQHDAVDGCGAPLFSTTVEGLARSFRALVTAAEGTPERTVADAMRAHPFFVGGDDHANSDAMTRVPGLLAKGGAEGVIGMAASTGQAVAMKIVDGNPRATTLIALEVLGALGVDVSEAGSLVELPILGGGVPVGRIDLGHDVTDWIASHGADVTR from the coding sequence GTGACACACCCCCAGCCCGCGATCGGCAGCGGAATCGACCTGGCCGAGCTCGCCGTCGTCACCCGCTCCGGCGTCTTCGAGAGCCGCCACTTCGGCTGGCTCGTGGCCCTCGACGAGGTCGGCAATGTGGTCGCCAGCCTCGGAAGCGGCTCCACCCAGGTGCTGCCGCGTTCCACGACCAAACCGTTGCAGGCGCTCGCCTGCCTCCTGGCCGGCGCCGAGCTCGCCGACGAGGAGCTGGCGATCGCGGCCGGCAGCCACACCGGCGAAGACGCCCACGTCGAGGTGGTGCGTCGCATCCTGGCGAAAGCCGGCCTCGACGAATCCGCGCTCGGCTGCCCCGTCGACTGGCCAGAGGACGAGGCCACCCGGGTGAGGCTCATTCGGGAGGGCCAGGGCCGGTCGCGCATCCGCATGAACTGCTCGGGCAAGCACGCCGCGATGCTGCTGGCCTGCGTGGCGAGCGGCTGGGACACGGCCACGTACCTCGAGCCCGAGCACCCGCTGCAGCAGCTGGTGCGTGGAACGGTCGGCTGGATCAGCGGCGAGACCGTGCAGCACGACGCGGTCGACGGCTGCGGCGCCCCCCTGTTCAGCACCACCGTCGAGGGCCTGGCGCGGTCGTTCCGGGCGCTCGTCACGGCGGCCGAGGGCACCCCGGAACGCACAGTCGCCGACGCGATGCGCGCCCACCCCTTCTTCGTGGGCGGAGACGACCACGCCAACAGCGACGCGATGACGCGCGTGCCCGGACTGCTGGCCAAGGGCGGCGCCGAGGGTGTGATCGGCATGGCCGCGTCGACCGGCCAGGCGGTGGCCATGAAGATCGTCGACGGCAATCCGCGCGCGACGACCCTCATCGCGCTCGAGGTGCTCGGCGCCCTGGGCGTCGACGTGAGCGAGGCGGGCTCGCTCGTCGAGCTGCCGATCCTCGGCGGAGGCGTGCCCGTGGGCCGCATCGACCTGGGCCACGACGTGACCGACTGGATCGCCTCGCACGGCGCGGACGTGACGCGATGA
- a CDS encoding amino acid ABC transporter permease has protein sequence MSSPSSVAKPATASTTRTVSLYDEPGPKTRRNIRIWSVVVVLLLAAIVAAGLVQFGSKGQLDAARWTPFLSWPIWQYLLVGLWGTIQAAALVAVLGAILGLFLALGRISTVRPIRWISTAYIEVARTIPVLLLIYLMLFGLPQLGLNFPLIWKLVIPLTVANSAAFAEIIRAGILGLPRGQREAGISLGLSSFQVSRFVILPQALRFATPSLVTQLVSLVKDTSLGYIVAFTELLYRGQVLSSFNHLLIQTFVVVTLIYLVFNGALSTVAARLRRRPTKRSPRRPDAAAPVPVVGRPGLDSA, from the coding sequence ATGAGCTCCCCCTCTTCCGTGGCCAAGCCGGCCACCGCATCCACGACCCGCACCGTCTCGCTCTACGATGAGCCCGGCCCCAAGACGAGGCGCAACATCCGCATCTGGTCTGTGGTCGTCGTGCTCCTCCTCGCCGCCATCGTGGCCGCCGGCCTCGTGCAGTTCGGCTCGAAGGGCCAGCTCGACGCCGCTCGGTGGACCCCCTTTCTCTCGTGGCCCATCTGGCAGTACCTGCTCGTCGGGCTGTGGGGAACCATCCAGGCTGCCGCGCTCGTGGCGGTGCTCGGCGCAATTCTCGGCCTCTTTCTCGCCCTCGGCCGCATCAGCACGGTGCGACCCATCCGCTGGATCTCGACCGCCTACATCGAGGTGGCCCGCACCATTCCGGTGCTGCTGCTCATCTACCTGATGCTGTTCGGCCTGCCGCAACTGGGCCTCAACTTCCCCCTCATCTGGAAACTGGTCATCCCGCTGACCGTGGCGAACTCCGCCGCGTTCGCGGAGATCATCCGGGCGGGCATCCTCGGGCTGCCGCGCGGGCAGCGGGAGGCGGGCATCAGCCTCGGGCTCTCGTCGTTCCAGGTGAGCCGCTTCGTGATCCTCCCGCAGGCGCTGCGCTTCGCCACCCCGTCGCTGGTGACGCAGCTCGTGAGCCTCGTCAAGGACACCTCGCTCGGCTACATCGTGGCCTTCACCGAGCTGCTCTACCGCGGACAGGTGCTGTCGTCGTTCAACCACCTGCTCATTCAGACCTTCGTGGTCGTCACGCTGATCTACCTCGTGTTCAACGGCGCTCTCTCAACTGTGGCCGCCCGGCTGCGCAGGCGGCCGACGAAGCGCAGTCCCCGGCGACCGGATGCCGCGGCACCCGTTCCCGTTGTCGGTCGCCCGGGCCTCGACTCGGCCTGA
- a CDS encoding amino acid ABC transporter permease, whose product MDIFVDSAAPLLGAIGTTVLMAVIAGVGALVIGTLIAAARISPIPVLRGAAFAYVQFFVNVPLLVLLILAVFALPDAGIIMPLAPTTVVVLALYEAAYVAEAVRSGVNTVGSGQIEASRALGFTLGQTLRLVVIPQSLRAAVQPLGNVMIALTMNTALAAAVGVVELTSAANKLNLVEAQPILIFTAAGLVYMVLALVIGLGAGRIERKVAILR is encoded by the coding sequence ATGGACATATTCGTCGACAGCGCCGCGCCGCTGCTGGGCGCGATCGGCACCACCGTGCTGATGGCGGTCATCGCCGGCGTCGGTGCGCTCGTGATCGGCACGCTGATCGCGGCGGCGCGCATCAGCCCGATCCCCGTGCTGCGGGGCGCCGCGTTCGCGTACGTGCAGTTCTTCGTGAACGTGCCCCTTCTGGTGCTGCTCATCCTCGCCGTCTTCGCGCTGCCGGATGCCGGCATCATCATGCCGCTCGCCCCCACGACGGTGGTCGTTCTGGCCCTCTACGAGGCCGCCTACGTGGCCGAGGCTGTGAGAAGCGGCGTGAACACCGTGGGCAGCGGGCAGATCGAGGCGTCGAGGGCGCTCGGCTTCACCCTCGGCCAGACGCTGCGCCTCGTGGTCATTCCGCAGTCGCTGCGCGCCGCCGTTCAGCCGCTCGGCAACGTGATGATCGCCCTCACCATGAACACGGCCCTGGCCGCGGCGGTCGGCGTGGTCGAGCTCACGTCGGCTGCCAACAAACTCAACCTGGTCGAGGCGCAGCCCATCCTGATCTTCACCGCGGCCGGCCTCGTCTACATGGTGCTCGCGCTCGTCATCGGGCTGGGCGCCGGGCGCATCGAGCGAAAGGTGGCGATTCTTCGATGA
- a CDS encoding glutamate ABC transporter substrate-binding protein: MRSSQSPLRRVLPVAALAVTALLGLAACSSGDAAVPGADPSAAAAASSLDDVYKNAVVADAADILPDSTMAKIKERGTLIVAEALDAPLLSQQDPSNPDDVEGFDADLAKMLAIYILGKPSVQIIPPASETREALLANGTVDVVFNTYTITEERATQVSFAGPYLESGLAVAVKSDNTDIKGIDDLGGKNVIVGANTPAVTAVPEKQPTATVTSFATDPQAVQALKQGRGDAYVQDFTLLASDAASDSSIKVVGQPFTTESYGIGLKHDDDDFKKFVNTWLTKIQADGSWGKVWDATLGSAVESTTPKPPVIGSVPGS; encoded by the coding sequence TTGCGCAGCTCACAGTCACCCCTTCGTCGGGTTCTTCCCGTCGCAGCCCTCGCCGTCACGGCACTGCTCGGCCTCGCCGCCTGCTCGTCGGGCGATGCCGCCGTTCCCGGGGCAGACCCGTCGGCCGCAGCCGCGGCATCCAGCCTCGACGACGTCTACAAGAACGCGGTCGTCGCCGACGCGGCAGACATTTTGCCCGACTCGACCATGGCCAAGATCAAGGAGCGCGGCACGCTCATCGTCGCCGAGGCTCTCGACGCCCCGCTTCTCTCTCAGCAGGATCCGTCGAACCCCGACGACGTGGAGGGCTTCGACGCCGACCTGGCCAAGATGCTCGCCATCTACATTCTCGGCAAGCCCAGCGTGCAGATCATCCCGCCGGCGTCGGAGACCCGCGAGGCCCTGCTCGCCAATGGCACCGTCGACGTGGTCTTCAACACCTACACGATCACCGAGGAGCGGGCCACGCAGGTCTCGTTCGCCGGCCCGTACCTCGAGTCCGGCCTGGCCGTGGCCGTGAAGAGCGATAACACCGACATCAAGGGCATCGACGACCTCGGCGGCAAGAACGTGATCGTCGGAGCGAACACCCCGGCCGTCACGGCGGTTCCCGAGAAGCAGCCCACCGCCACCGTCACCTCGTTCGCCACCGACCCGCAGGCCGTCCAGGCGCTGAAGCAGGGCCGAGGCGACGCCTACGTGCAGGACTTCACCCTTCTCGCCTCCGATGCGGCATCCGACTCGTCGATCAAGGTCGTGGGCCAGCCCTTCACCACCGAGTCCTACGGCATCGGCCTGAAGCACGACGACGACGACTTCAAGAAGTTCGTCAACACGTGGCTGACCAAGATCCAGGCCGACGGCAGCTGGGGCAAGGTGTGGGACGCGACCCTCGGTTCCGCGGTCGAGTCCACGACGCCGAAGCCCCCGGTGATCGGGTCCGTTCCCGGCTCCTGA
- a CDS encoding amino acid ABC transporter ATP-binding protein, with protein MSREQASKGTDTGMVTMTDVQKHFGDHHVLKDISLTIAPREVVVVVGPSGSGKSTLCRCINRLETITSGSILVDGTALPAEGKALAALRSEVGMVFQSFNLFAHRTILDNVTLAPIQVRRESKKKAEAHGLELLDRVGIADKADSFPAQLSGGQQQRAAIARALAMRPKVMLFDEPTSALDPEMVTEVLDVMISLAAEGMTMVVVTHEMGFARRAADRVVFMDDGRIVEQNTPAEFFDHPESERAKAFLSKILTH; from the coding sequence ATGAGTCGCGAGCAGGCCTCCAAAGGCACAGACACGGGCATGGTCACCATGACCGACGTGCAGAAGCACTTCGGCGATCACCACGTGCTGAAAGACATCTCCCTCACGATCGCGCCCCGGGAGGTCGTCGTCGTGGTCGGCCCCTCCGGCTCGGGCAAGTCCACCCTGTGCCGGTGCATCAACCGACTCGAGACCATCACCAGCGGCAGCATCCTGGTCGATGGAACCGCTCTGCCGGCCGAGGGCAAGGCGCTCGCCGCGCTGCGCAGCGAGGTCGGAATGGTCTTCCAGTCGTTCAACCTGTTCGCCCACCGCACGATCCTCGACAACGTGACGTTGGCGCCCATCCAGGTGCGGCGCGAGTCGAAGAAGAAGGCCGAGGCTCACGGCCTCGAGCTGCTCGATCGCGTGGGCATCGCCGACAAGGCTGACAGCTTTCCCGCGCAGCTGAGCGGGGGGCAGCAGCAGCGAGCGGCCATCGCCCGCGCGCTCGCCATGCGCCCCAAGGTGATGCTCTTCGACGAGCCGACGTCTGCCCTCGACCCCGAGATGGTGACCGAGGTGCTCGACGTGATGATCTCGCTCGCCGCCGAGGGCATGACCATGGTGGTCGTCACCCACGAGATGGGCTTCGCGCGACGGGCCGCCGACCGGGTCGTCTTCATGGACGACGGCCGCATCGTCGAGCAGAACACCCCCGCCGAGTTCTTCGACCATCCCGAGAGCGAGCGCGCGAAGGCGTTCCTCTCGAAGATCCTCACCCACTGA
- a CDS encoding ROK family transcriptional regulator: protein MTKSDTARPPQRHSPQNVEILTPLRSGRATSRAALAKATGLSPSTVASRVDELIRQGHVIETGQGESRGGRRPRDLTIRGDAGLVGCIDLGVDRASFGLIDFAGVLLAERHVSLDIAAGPNEVLGFAAAQIRDMIDGGSPSSSVEDSSLGEQSILRGFSVGVPGPVSTATSRIVAPSRMPGWNGVSVAEVLQREVHLPVVVNNDANLMAVGELFSGGADASANQVFVKVGSGIGCGIISRGELFTGSNGWAGDISHVSVPGAGAVPCSCGRTGCLDAMASGNALVREMQLAGHEVNSVEEMIALARDAHPLATRLIRNAGVMTGGVLATIVNFFNPDRLVLGGVLADSSVFVAGVRSTLFADCLPMATEQLSIDVTSDQRTGGLHGAARIFLDRAFSVEGVES, encoded by the coding sequence ATGACGAAGAGCGACACGGCCAGGCCACCGCAGCGCCATTCGCCGCAGAACGTCGAGATCCTCACACCGCTGCGCTCCGGGCGGGCGACGAGTCGCGCGGCGCTCGCCAAGGCCACGGGCCTCTCGCCATCCACCGTCGCGTCTCGCGTCGACGAGCTGATTCGCCAGGGCCACGTCATCGAGACCGGCCAGGGCGAATCACGCGGCGGTCGTCGCCCCCGAGACCTCACGATCCGGGGAGACGCGGGCCTGGTCGGCTGCATCGACCTCGGTGTCGACAGGGCCTCGTTCGGCCTGATCGACTTCGCGGGCGTTCTGCTCGCAGAGCGGCACGTCTCGCTCGACATCGCCGCGGGCCCGAACGAGGTGCTCGGCTTCGCCGCGGCCCAGATTCGCGACATGATCGACGGCGGCTCCCCCTCCTCTTCCGTTGAAGATTCGTCCCTCGGCGAGCAGTCGATCCTGCGCGGGTTCTCGGTCGGCGTGCCCGGACCGGTGTCGACCGCCACCTCGCGCATCGTCGCCCCCTCGCGCATGCCCGGTTGGAACGGCGTCTCTGTCGCCGAGGTGCTGCAGCGAGAGGTTCACCTGCCGGTCGTCGTGAACAACGACGCGAACCTGATGGCCGTGGGCGAGCTGTTCTCGGGCGGGGCAGACGCCTCGGCGAACCAGGTGTTCGTGAAGGTGGGCTCGGGCATCGGCTGCGGCATCATCTCGCGCGGCGAGCTCTTCACCGGCAGCAACGGCTGGGCGGGCGACATCAGCCACGTGTCCGTGCCGGGCGCCGGCGCGGTTCCCTGCTCGTGCGGGCGCACCGGATGCCTCGACGCCATGGCCTCCGGCAACGCGCTGGTGCGCGAGATGCAGCTCGCGGGCCACGAGGTGAACTCCGTCGAAGAGATGATCGCACTGGCCAGGGACGCCCACCCGCTCGCGACCCGCCTCATCAGGAACGCCGGGGTGATGACCGGCGGAGTGCTCGCGACCATCGTGAACTTCTTCAATCCCGACAGGCTCGTGCTCGGCGGGGTGCTCGCCGACTCGTCGGTCTTCGTCGCCGGTGTGCGCTCTACCCTGTTCGCCGATTGCCTGCCCATGGCCACGGAACAGCTCTCTATCGATGTGACGAGCGACCAGCGCACGGGCGGCCTGCACGGCGCGGCGCGCATCTTTCTCGACAGGGCGTTCTCCGTCGAGGGCGTCGAGAGCTAG
- a CDS encoding amidohydrolase — protein MTASPLLRIIDAHHHLTDLGHRSYPWLEGPAEPFRYHGDDRPLRRPYSLDDYLADTRGYDLVGSVHIENGAASPLEETRWIAQIASDRGLPSAHVAHVSLLEPDAAAQLRAHADFGVVRGIRDILNWHPDLVYTHRDRGDIMADPVWRSNFALLGVLGLSFDLQVFPSQLLEAAALAAKHPAVRIVLDHAGMPIGRDRASRSEWATGMRALAAQPNVVTKVSALGTNDHHWTRESIAPFVLETIEIFGPGRTMFGSNFPVDSLYSSFAELFGAFDELTADLPDDERRALFEGTAARAYRL, from the coding sequence GTGACGGCGTCACCCCTGCTGCGCATCATCGATGCGCATCATCACCTCACCGACCTCGGTCACCGCTCGTACCCCTGGCTCGAGGGGCCCGCCGAGCCGTTCCGCTACCACGGTGACGATCGCCCGCTGCGGCGCCCCTACTCGCTCGACGACTACCTCGCCGACACTCGCGGTTATGACCTCGTCGGCTCGGTGCACATCGAGAACGGCGCCGCCTCGCCGCTCGAGGAGACTCGCTGGATCGCCCAGATCGCTTCTGATCGCGGGCTGCCGAGCGCGCACGTCGCGCACGTCTCGCTGCTCGAGCCGGATGCCGCGGCGCAGCTGCGCGCGCACGCGGACTTCGGGGTCGTGCGCGGAATCCGCGACATCCTGAACTGGCACCCCGATCTGGTGTACACGCATCGCGATCGCGGCGACATCATGGCCGACCCGGTGTGGCGCAGCAACTTCGCCCTGCTCGGCGTGCTCGGGCTCTCGTTCGATCTGCAGGTGTTTCCCTCGCAACTGCTCGAGGCCGCGGCGCTTGCTGCAAAGCATCCGGCGGTGCGCATCGTGCTCGATCACGCCGGAATGCCGATCGGTCGCGACCGGGCCTCTCGCTCGGAGTGGGCGACGGGCATGAGGGCGCTGGCCGCGCAGCCGAACGTGGTCACGAAGGTGTCGGCGCTGGGAACGAACGATCACCACTGGACGCGGGAGTCGATCGCTCCGTTCGTGCTCGAGACCATCGAGATCTTCGGGCCCGGGCGCACCATGTTCGGCAGCAACTTTCCCGTCGACAGCCTGTATTCGAGCTTCGCCGAGCTGTTCGGGGCGTTCGACGAGCTCACCGCCGATCTGCCCGATGATGAGCGCCGGGCTCTGTTCGAGGGCACTGCGGCGCGGGCGTACCGGCTGTAG
- a CDS encoding NAD(P)-dependent oxidoreductase, whose amino-acid sequence MTGAAASGLDADAGRPTVSLLGLGPMGEPMARNLLAGNGSLIVWNRTAAKAQSLAALGAVVAATPREAAAEVTLTVLPDLRQVRELLSGHDGLLAGWAERGIEHPVLVVHGTVSPVAVADFAAELRSQHGVVVLDAPLSGGTVGAADGTLSIMIGGDKDAIQAVMPLFLHMGRTVRVLGESGAGQLAKACNQIVVAGVVSAVCEAMLLARRSGLDLAVLRELLQGGLAATAVLAQKGDKIIDEDFAEGGSATNQLKDLRFIDEAAGARALTLPVTTTVTRLFEQMIGDGDGALDHTGVYRTIERRAAEGSLS is encoded by the coding sequence GTGACCGGCGCAGCGGCATCCGGTCTCGACGCCGACGCTGGCCGGCCCACCGTCTCGCTGCTGGGACTCGGTCCGATGGGCGAGCCGATGGCTCGCAATCTGCTGGCGGGCAACGGCTCGCTCATCGTGTGGAACCGCACGGCCGCGAAAGCGCAGTCGCTGGCTGCCCTCGGAGCGGTGGTCGCCGCCACACCGCGCGAGGCCGCGGCCGAGGTGACGCTTACGGTGCTTCCCGATCTGCGGCAGGTGCGTGAGCTGTTGAGCGGGCACGATGGCCTGCTGGCTGGCTGGGCGGAACGCGGCATCGAGCATCCGGTGCTGGTGGTGCACGGCACGGTCTCGCCCGTAGCCGTGGCCGACTTCGCCGCCGAGCTGCGGTCGCAGCATGGCGTCGTCGTGTTGGATGCGCCGCTGAGCGGAGGCACGGTGGGCGCGGCGGATGGCACGCTGAGCATCATGATCGGCGGAGACAAGGATGCGATCCAGGCCGTGATGCCGCTGTTTCTGCACATGGGGCGCACGGTGCGGGTGCTCGGCGAGAGCGGGGCGGGGCAGCTCGCCAAGGCGTGCAACCAGATCGTCGTGGCCGGCGTGGTGAGCGCGGTCTGCGAGGCGATGCTGCTGGCGCGCCGCTCGGGGCTCGACCTCGCGGTGCTTCGCGAACTGCTGCAGGGAGGCCTCGCGGCCACGGCGGTGCTGGCGCAGAAGGGCGACAAGATCATCGACGAGGACTTCGCCGAAGGGGGAAGCGCCACGAATCAGCTGAAAGACCTTCGCTTCATCGACGAGGCCGCGGGCGCTCGCGCTCTCACCCTGCCGGTCACCACGACGGTGACGCGGCTGTTCGAGCAGATGATCGGCGACGGCGACGGCGCGCTCGATCACACGGGGGTCTATCGCACGATCGAGCGCCGCGCGGCCGAGGGGAGTCTGTCGTGA
- a CDS encoding NAD(P)-dependent oxidoreductase, with amino-acid sequence MTGGLTAGPVAGPLASLDGASILVTGGLGLIGRATVAALLHEGARVTIFDRQDAADAADPAASGARVMVIGGDVTSADAVRAAVDGVDAVVHLGGYAGLGMADAVETYRVNTVGTFTVLAEAAAAGVRKIVYASSINANGYPLGSEKVLPSVFPYDEDAPASISDEYSLSKQASEDAARMVATRWGVSITGLRYPLVRDITRDGGRFFGEHVRSALEADPRRQAAEGFSYLDVSDAARATVAALLVETPAAPGILVAAPLTYLSNPTDEALQLVAPSVARAVIAGRGVGLDLTRSRELLGFEAGVLLDDIAPEQLVDLVGVAA; translated from the coding sequence GTGACCGGGGGCCTGACTGCCGGGCCTGTCGCCGGCCCGCTCGCGAGCCTCGACGGGGCCTCGATTCTCGTCACCGGCGGGCTCGGGCTGATCGGGCGGGCCACGGTTGCAGCTCTGCTTCACGAGGGCGCGAGGGTCACCATCTTCGACAGGCAGGATGCGGCGGACGCCGCGGACCCGGCGGCATCCGGTGCCCGGGTTATGGTCATCGGCGGCGACGTGACCAGCGCCGACGCGGTGCGCGCCGCCGTCGACGGCGTCGATGCGGTGGTGCACCTGGGCGGCTATGCAGGCCTCGGGATGGCCGACGCGGTCGAGACGTATCGGGTCAACACCGTGGGAACGTTCACCGTGCTCGCCGAGGCTGCCGCGGCGGGGGTGCGGAAGATCGTCTACGCGTCGAGCATCAACGCCAACGGCTACCCGCTGGGAAGCGAGAAGGTGCTGCCTTCCGTCTTTCCCTACGACGAGGATGCGCCGGCCAGCATCAGTGACGAGTACTCGCTGTCGAAGCAGGCGAGTGAGGACGCCGCTCGCATGGTGGCGACGCGGTGGGGCGTCTCGATCACGGGGCTGCGCTACCCGCTGGTGCGCGACATCACCCGCGACGGCGGGCGCTTCTTCGGGGAGCACGTGCGTTCGGCGCTCGAGGCAGATCCGCGACGGCAGGCGGCGGAGGGTTTCAGCTATCTCGACGTGAGCGACGCCGCGCGCGCCACCGTGGCCGCGCTGCTCGTCGAGACTCCGGCGGCCCCCGGCATTCTGGTGGCGGCGCCGCTCACCTACCTCAGCAACCCCACCGACGAGGCGCTGCAGCTGGTCGCACCCTCCGTCGCCCGCGCCGTCATTGCCGGCAGGGGGGTGGGGCTCGACCTCACGCGTTCCCGGGAGCTGTTGGGCTTCGAGGCGGGCGTGCTGCTCGACGACATCGCGCCCGAGCAGCTCGTCGATCTGGTCGGAGTGGCAGCGTGA
- a CDS encoding ABC transporter permease — MSSGTPDGTAVRPRRQINFQALGIYLAAIVLFVILGVLNPNFLTPGNLRDVAVSASVNAIIGIGLTFVIITGGIDLSVGAIASFVGIVSTTLMVNAGVPPVLGLIVGIVLGILCGAVNGLLITKLRLPPFIATLGTMSVFQGCAYVATNGKPVYDVPKDFVLLLNSYVGGIPVVVIVVALVAVGAGLLLRKTVFGQNVIAVGGSEETAWLSGVRVHRVKIAVYCIAGGLSALGGLVIVARINAAQPDAGSPYQLTAIAAAVIGGANLMGGEGRIAGTLVGAVILGALTNGLVLLNVPSFYEQIVTGLVVLIAVSLDQGSKGWPMLKRRDKKDLTAAPPTASTPSVRA, encoded by the coding sequence ATGAGCAGCGGCACTCCAGACGGCACCGCCGTGCGACCCCGACGGCAGATCAACTTTCAGGCGCTCGGCATCTATCTCGCCGCCATCGTTCTGTTCGTCATTCTGGGCGTACTCAACCCGAACTTCCTGACGCCCGGCAACCTGCGCGACGTGGCGGTCTCTGCCAGCGTGAATGCGATCATCGGCATCGGCTTGACCTTCGTGATCATCACGGGCGGCATCGACCTGTCGGTGGGTGCGATCGCCAGCTTCGTGGGCATCGTGAGCACCACGCTCATGGTGAACGCAGGGGTGCCGCCCGTTCTGGGACTGATCGTCGGCATCGTCCTCGGAATCCTGTGCGGCGCGGTCAACGGGCTCCTGATCACCAAGCTGCGGCTGCCCCCGTTCATCGCGACCCTCGGAACGATGAGCGTCTTCCAGGGTTGCGCCTACGTGGCGACAAACGGCAAGCCGGTCTACGACGTTCCGAAAGACTTCGTGCTGCTTCTCAACAGCTACGTCGGCGGAATCCCGGTGGTCGTGATCGTGGTCGCACTCGTGGCGGTGGGAGCCGGCCTGCTGCTGCGCAAGACCGTCTTCGGACAGAACGTGATCGCCGTGGGCGGCAGCGAAGAGACCGCCTGGCTCTCGGGCGTGAGGGTGCACCGCGTGAAGATCGCCGTGTACTGCATCGCCGGTGGGCTCAGCGCCCTGGGCGGTCTCGTGATCGTCGCGCGCATCAACGCGGCCCAGCCGGATGCGGGCTCGCCCTATCAGCTGACCGCGATCGCGGCGGCCGTGATCGGCGGCGCGAACCTGATGGGAGGCGAGGGCCGCATCGCCGGAACCCTCGTCGGCGCCGTCATTCTCGGAGCGCTCACCAATGGCCTCGTGCTGCTGAACGTGCCCAGCTTCTATGAGCAGATCGTCACCGGCCTCGTGGTACTCATCGCCGTCTCGCTCGACCAGGGCAGCAAGGGTTGGCCCATGCTGAAGCGTCGCGACAAGAAAGATCTGACCGCGGCCCCGCCGACCGCCTCGACCCCGTCTGTTCGCGCGTGA